The DNA region GATAGTCGTTATATTTTATATGCATTAACAAAAAAGCCTTTCACTGTACAGTGAAAGGCTTTTTGTTTTACCGTGTGCTCCGTCCTGAAATAAGTTGGCAAAAATCGACTTATTAGGAAAGACTAAGAGATAAAAGTTAAACGTACTCAGCGCGATTACAATTTAGGCTTTAGATTAGCTGTCGAGTCAGAGTTTCGAAAAGCCAATTATTCCTATAAGCAGATTCAAAAGGTCTATAGTATCCAAGGTTGAAATACCGTTTTGGTATGGTTAAGAAAATGATAATACCTTAGATTGGAAGTGAATCAAATATTACTATTTAGCCTAAATTTTATGTGCAACAAAAACCCTGTGAAACTAGCTTCACAGGGTTTTTATGCCATTTATAAGCCATCAACCTATTTTAGGACGACTCAAAATCTGAATAAGATTCTATTTTCTGAAAATAGTTTGCTTTCTGTCTGGGCCCACCGAAACGATAGTGATTGGCGTTTCCAATTCTTTTTCTAAAAAAGCAATGTAATCGTTAAGTGTTTTTGGTAATTCTGAAGCTTCAGACATGCCCGTTAAATCTTCAGCCCAACCGCTAAATTCTGTGTAAACCGGTTCTACGTTTTCGGGCTCAATATTGTATGGTAAATGCGAAATGGTTTCACCTTTATATTTGTACTTGGTACAAACTTTTAAAGTTTTAAAACCAGAAAGCACATCGGCTTTCATCATCATGAGTTGGGTAACTCCATTAACTTGGCAAGCATATTTTAAAGCCACCAAATCCAACCATCCGCAACGGCGTGGACGACCAGTAGTGGCACCAAATTCATGGCCTACTTTAGCCATGGTAGCACCATCTTCGTCGAACAATTCGGTTGGGAACGGGCCAGAACCCACCCGGGTAGTATAGGCTTTAAAAATACCGAATACTTCTTTTATTTGGTTTGGAGCAACGCCCAACCCGGTACAAGCACCGGCAGCAGTCGTGTTACTTGAGGTTACAAACGGATAAGTTCCGAAGTCGATATCCAACAAAGAACCTTGAGCGCCTTCGGCTAAAATGGTTTTGTTCGATTTTTG from Tamlana crocina includes:
- a CDS encoding adenylosuccinate synthase, coding for MAVDLLLGLQWGDEGKGKIVDVLTSNYNIIARFQGGPNAGHTLVFNGKKHVLHTIPSGIFHDDATNLVGNGVVIDPVIFKGELDKLEEQNVDYRKSLLISRKAHIILPTHRLLDAASEASKGKAKIGSTLKGIGPTYMDKTGRNGIRVGDLELSDWKERYRNLADKHEKMIAFYDVDIEYDLKELETEFFKAIETLKSLTFIDSEEYIYKAQKSNKTILAEGAQGSLLDIDFGTYPFVTSSNTTAAGACTGLGVAPNQIKEVFGIFKAYTTRVGSGPFPTELFDEDGATMAKVGHEFGATTGRPRRCGWLDLVALKYACQVNGVTQLMMMKADVLSGFKTLKVCTKYKYKGETISHLPYNIEPENVEPVYTEFSGWAEDLTGMSEASELPKTLNDYIAFLEKELETPITIVSVGPDRKQTIFRK